One Thermosipho africanus Ob7 genomic region harbors:
- a CDS encoding chromate transporter — translation MLRVFLEFVKIGFIAFGGGWSIIGIIKDAVLSNNWLTPEQFKEILSISQMTPGPVMLNTATYVGLKMYGITGAILNSIAVLVAPITFTTLFFIVRDRLPKEFITALKFGVIFLISITFISLLTNISSFYQILISIVAFLLFTKTKIDPIYVIFISGIIGFFLF, via the coding sequence GTGCTAAGAGTTTTCTTAGAATTTGTAAAAATAGGATTTATAGCATTCGGTGGTGGTTGGTCAATTATTGGGATAATTAAAGATGCTGTTCTCTCTAATAATTGGTTAACTCCCGAACAATTCAAAGAAATACTTTCAATATCTCAAATGACACCAGGACCTGTAATGCTAAATACGGCAACGTACGTTGGGCTAAAAATGTACGGAATAACAGGTGCTATTTTAAATTCTATTGCAGTGCTTGTTGCACCTATTACATTTACAACACTATTTTTTATAGTCCGCGATAGACTTCCAAAAGAATTTATAACAGCACTTAAATTTGGTGTTATTTTTTTGATCTCAATTACCTTCATATCGCTCCTTACAAACATAAGCAGTTTCTATCAAATTTTAATATCTATAGTTGCATTTCTTTTATTTACAAAAACCAAAATTGATCCAATATACGTGATTTTTATCTCTGGAATTATAGGTTTCTTCTTGTTTTAG
- the topA gene encoding type I DNA topoisomerase yields MSKKKKVIIVESPAKAKTIEKILGDEYKVISSKGHVRDLPQKKFGVDLNNFEPEFEIIPGKENVIESIKKEIKGKEVLLASDMDREGEAIAWHLSQIFNLKGKNRIVFTEITPNTIKKSVETPREIDIKKVNAQLARRILDRIVGYKISPLLWKIIKGAMSAGRVQSAALKIICDRERERFLFKPKEFYKVSINVKKVKANLWSIKGKKIKQENITKEIAEDIKNNVKEVTLSDIVEKERKKSPPNPYITSTLQQDAATKLGFPVSKTMKIAQALYEGIDTKEGHLAFITYMRTDSTRVSEEAKQMAQEFIEKNFGKEYIGGSKNKKKTSKNVQDAHECIRPVNPEITPDIAKSLLSSDYYKLYKLIWERFMASQMKESKYKERTYIFQSEKYEFRTTYSHLIFDGFEKIYNSSSKEEEEIDLEKGKTYKVSKINIEKDTTKPPARFTEASLVKTLEAEGIGRPSTYATIISTLLARKYVKKEKKELIPTLLGFTVEDFLTKRFPEIVDKKFTALMEEELDKVESGEKEWKEVLDNFYSEFSKYLSTAQKEFYTIDYETDLPCQDCKEENYKLKIGKYGLYLNCEKCKINKSVDNTINAVLIENKMFIAQALENHANETVSENSCPKCGGHLVRKKGRFGYYFKCDNCDFTVSGYKIAQAKCPKCGSLVVMRRSKNGKTYWTCTNSDCDFMSWTEPKNEE; encoded by the coding sequence ATGTCCAAAAAAAAGAAAGTGATCATAGTAGAATCACCAGCAAAAGCTAAAACTATTGAAAAAATTCTTGGAGATGAATATAAAGTTATATCTTCAAAAGGACACGTTAGAGATCTACCTCAAAAGAAATTTGGTGTGGATTTAAATAATTTTGAACCAGAATTTGAAATTATTCCTGGCAAAGAAAATGTGATTGAAAGTATAAAGAAAGAAATAAAAGGGAAAGAAGTGCTTCTTGCATCAGATATGGATAGAGAAGGAGAAGCTATTGCTTGGCACCTTTCACAAATCTTCAATCTTAAAGGAAAAAATAGAATAGTATTTACCGAAATTACTCCAAATACCATTAAAAAATCTGTGGAGACACCCAGAGAAATAGATATAAAAAAGGTTAACGCACAGCTTGCAAGAAGAATTTTAGATAGAATCGTCGGCTACAAAATAAGTCCATTACTATGGAAAATAATCAAAGGCGCCATGAGTGCTGGAAGAGTTCAATCTGCTGCACTGAAAATAATTTGTGATAGGGAAAGAGAAAGATTCTTATTTAAACCAAAGGAATTCTACAAAGTATCTATTAATGTAAAAAAAGTTAAAGCAAATCTTTGGAGCATTAAAGGGAAAAAAATCAAACAGGAAAATATAACAAAAGAAATTGCAGAAGATATTAAAAATAATGTAAAAGAGGTAACACTTTCAGATATAGTCGAAAAAGAAAGAAAGAAATCTCCTCCAAATCCTTACATTACAAGTACGCTACAACAAGACGCAGCTACAAAGTTAGGTTTTCCTGTTTCAAAAACAATGAAAATTGCACAAGCATTGTACGAAGGTATTGATACAAAAGAGGGGCATCTTGCTTTTATTACATACATGAGAACTGACTCAACCCGTGTATCAGAAGAAGCAAAACAAATGGCTCAAGAATTTATAGAAAAAAACTTTGGTAAAGAATATATTGGCGGCTCAAAAAATAAAAAGAAAACCTCAAAAAATGTTCAAGATGCACATGAATGTATAAGGCCTGTTAATCCAGAAATAACTCCAGATATTGCGAAATCTTTACTATCCAGTGATTACTATAAGTTATACAAACTAATATGGGAAAGATTTATGGCATCACAAATGAAAGAATCAAAATATAAAGAAAGGACATATATTTTTCAAAGTGAAAAATATGAATTTAGAACAACATATTCTCATCTAATATTTGATGGTTTTGAAAAAATATATAACTCTTCTAGCAAGGAAGAAGAAGAAATAGATCTTGAAAAAGGAAAAACATATAAAGTATCAAAAATAAATATTGAAAAAGATACTACAAAACCGCCTGCAAGGTTTACAGAAGCAAGTTTAGTAAAAACTTTAGAGGCAGAAGGGATTGGAAGACCAAGCACTTATGCTACTATAATTTCTACACTTCTTGCAAGAAAATATGTAAAAAAAGAAAAGAAAGAGCTTATTCCTACATTACTCGGATTTACCGTAGAGGACTTTTTAACAAAAAGATTCCCAGAAATTGTTGACAAAAAGTTTACCGCCTTAATGGAAGAAGAATTAGATAAGGTGGAATCAGGAGAAAAAGAATGGAAAGAAGTATTAGATAATTTTTACTCCGAATTTTCAAAATACCTTTCAACCGCACAGAAAGAGTTTTACACTATTGACTATGAAACGGACTTGCCTTGTCAAGATTGTAAAGAAGAAAATTACAAATTAAAAATTGGAAAGTATGGATTATATTTAAATTGTGAAAAATGCAAAATAAATAAAAGTGTGGATAATACAATAAATGCAGTCCTAATAGAAAATAAAATGTTCATTGCACAAGCACTTGAAAATCATGCAAATGAAACCGTTTCAGAAAATTCATGCCCAAAATGTGGTGGCCACCTAGTCAGAAAAAAAGGTAGATTTGGATACTACTTCAAATGTGATAATTGTGATTTTACAGTTTCAGGATATAAAATAGCCCAGGCAAAATGTCCAAAATGTGGTTCATTGGTGGTCATGAGAAGAAGTAAAAACGGTAAAACATATTGGACATGTACTAATTCAGATTGTGATTTTATGTCTTGGACAGAGCCTAAAAATGAAGAATAA
- a CDS encoding 3'-5' exoribonuclease YhaM family protein, with protein sequence MKLPKELIEKFREPYISELENYINSEVETIVKVKSKRLLETKNGQKYLLLTFEDKTGILRAIDWFNAEKNDAKISVGNVVRTQGKVVIYDGRIQLNILEDSNIIVLNEDEYNIERFVSESKMSSESAKTKINYFIDSIKNDTLKKLLIEIFKNDEKLSEAFMSAPAGLRVHHNYVGGLAEHSITVASICENVAKIYTWLDRDLLITGALLHDIGKIYDYEISSHGIELTQKGELIGHIVSGFDIVKEKLNKINASSELSEKLLHMILSHHGEFEWGSPVLPKTPEAYVLHMIENMDSKLNRMYNIKEKELEINPEKTWSDFDPSLGRRILLKHDERG encoded by the coding sequence TTGAAATTACCTAAAGAATTGATTGAAAAATTTAGAGAACCTTATATCTCAGAACTTGAAAATTACATAAATTCAGAAGTTGAAACAATCGTTAAGGTAAAAAGTAAAAGACTTTTAGAGACAAAAAATGGGCAAAAATATTTACTTTTAACATTTGAAGACAAAACAGGCATACTTAGAGCTATTGATTGGTTTAATGCAGAAAAAAACGATGCAAAAATAAGCGTTGGAAATGTTGTAAGGACACAAGGGAAGGTGGTAATATACGATGGAAGAATACAATTAAACATTTTAGAAGATTCAAATATCATTGTTCTTAATGAAGATGAATACAACATTGAAAGATTTGTATCGGAATCTAAGATGTCCTCAGAAAGTGCAAAAACTAAGATTAATTATTTTATTGATTCAATAAAAAACGATACTTTAAAAAAATTACTAATAGAAATATTTAAAAATGATGAAAAATTATCAGAAGCATTTATGAGTGCACCTGCAGGGCTTAGAGTTCACCACAATTATGTAGGTGGCCTTGCAGAGCATAGTATAACAGTTGCTAGTATATGCGAAAATGTAGCAAAAATATACACGTGGCTCGATAGAGACCTTCTAATAACCGGTGCTTTATTGCATGACATTGGAAAAATATACGACTATGAAATATCATCACATGGTATTGAACTAACACAAAAAGGAGAATTAATCGGTCACATTGTAAGTGGATTTGATATAGTAAAGGAAAAATTGAATAAAATAAATGCTAGCAGTGAGCTTTCAGAAAAGCTACTACATATGATACTCTCTCACCACGGTGAATTTGAATGGGGTTCTCCTGTTCTACCAAAGACTCCAGAAGCTTATGTACTACATATGATTGAAAACATGGATTCAAAATTGAACAGAATGTATAACATCAAAGAAAAAGAACTTGAAATAAATCCAGAAAAAACCTGGAGTGATTTTGATCCAAGTCTTGGAAGAAGAATCTTATTAAAACACGATGAGAGGGGTTAA